Below is a window of Candidatus Nitrosotenuis uzonensis DNA.
TTCGAATACGACCTTGACCTGCGGGGCTGCTTTTGCATTTTTGAGCCAATCCGAATCTGCGTTTCTTCTTGAAAAGTAGATTTTCCCGTTATAGTATACGGCGCGCAGCCATACTGCGTGTTCTGTACCGCTTCTTCGACCCCTTGTTATCAAAATGGCCTTGAATGCAGATTCTTCTTGCACACACAAAAATCCAAAGTCAAGTAATTTAACCTCATTGCTTGAAATTTGTAATTTTTGCATCCAATAAATGAACCCTGAAAAATACCACATGGCAACCCAGCTAGAAGTAGAAAACGTATGCACTGCGGACGAATTTACAGGCAAAAAAGTAGTAGACAGAGAAGGCATAATGTATGGAAAGGTAAAACATATTCACATAAACGCAAATACCCTTGTGGTATCTGGCGTTACCGTTCATCAAGGCTTTCACAAAGACTACTATCTTCCAACTGAATACATAGACAGGTTTACTGCCAAATCACTGCTACTATCACACCCACCAATCAGAACCGACATCCCGGTAGTTGATATTGACGGTAATAAACTTGGAAAGGTAAAGCGCCTTGTAAAAAATAGCGAAACCAATGAACTTGACTCTATAGAGGTATCCAGTGCATTGCATTCAAGATTGATCTCAAAGAGCGACATATGGGGAATTGGCGAAAGAGTAACGCTGAAGCTAACTAAAGAACAGTTCAAGCAACTCAAGTAACTAAACTTTCTCACTTTTTATCCGGGATCGGATTAACTGGTCTTTAAGGCACACGAAAGACATGTGGGCGTACCTTCGCGCAGCGTAATTTCCACATTCGAGCTATGACATACATGACACAAGCCCTTCATAGAAGCAAAAAATTTTTTCTAACTTAAATTGTTTTTGCAATAATTTTTTGCTCTAGTTTCTCAGCGTTTATACTCTGCTAGATAGACTTGATCGTAGTGCAGTCGATTGAGACTAGATCTCTGAAAAAGATCTACAATTCAAACACCATTGCAGTAAATGATATATCATTTTCAGTAGAGGAAGGAGAGATCTTTGGATTTCTTGGCCCGAACGGCGCTGGCAAGTCAACCACTATGATGATCCTCACCACATTGCTAAAGCCCACATCGGGTTCTGCATTTGTTGCAGGATTTGATGTTGCGACAGAACCGAAAAAAGTAAGGCAACGCATTGGCTACGTCCAGCAAGAAATTACCATAGACGAATACCTGTCCGGAAGGGAGAACTTGCTTTTACATGCAAGGCTAAATCATATTCCAAAGGATCAGATGCGGGGAAGGATTGATGAACTGCTAGAACTTGTGGAGCTAAAAGAAAAGCAGGATGATGCTGCAATTACCTATTCTGGTGGCATGAGAAAGCGGCTTGAGATTGCAGGTGGGTTATTACACCGGCCCAAAGTACTGTTTCTTGACGAGCCTACTGTTGGGCTGGATATACAGACTCGCCAGAAAATATGGGAGTATATCAAAAAAATACACACAGAATACAAGATGACGATATTTCTTACCACACATTACATGGAGGAGGCAGATAGGCTGTGCGATAGGATAGGAATTATAGACAATGGGAAAATCCAAGCAATAGACACACCTAAAAACCTGAAAAACGCGCTAGGAAGTGGAATAATAACACTACTAATTGAGAACAAGATTGCTGCGGCCGGGCTTGTTTCGGCCATACGTAAAATCGAATTTGTCAGAGATGTCACTGAACACGACGGAAAGATTACAGTGTTTTCATCAAAGGGAGCGGAGGTGGCCCCTATGATATTTTCGCTTTCCACAGAGCTAGGGGTCACGATCCAATCAATCTCAATTACAGAGCCAACGCTGGATGATGTGTTCATCTCATACACAGGAAGGGATCTGCGGGATGGTAACTCTAGCTCGTATGACCAAAAAAAGGAACACAGGAAAATGAAGGGGATACGGGCTTGATCATTTATGACACATACACAATATTTTGGCGCGAGTTAAAGCGGTACAGAAAATCGCGCAGCGGCGTTCTGATAAGGCTCATCCAGCCTGCAATATGGATTATAGTTATAGGGCACACATTTGCTGGAACAAGGCCGCTCATCCAGTCGGTGGGCTTTGATGGAACGTATCTTGAATTCATGGCACCGGGAGTTATCATACTGACTGCAATATTTACCAGCATATTTGGCGGAGTGAACACGCTTTGGGACAGAAGATATGGGTTCATGAATAAAGCGTTGACATCACCTATATCCAGATCCTCCATCGCACTGGGTAAAATGCTTGCAATATCTCTGATTTCAGCTCTACAGGCAGCACTGATAATCGGCATTGCAATAATAATCGGCGTGACATTTCCAAATCCACTTGTAATTCTACCAATAATGGCAATAGTCATTTTATTCTCACTTGGATTTTCTGGAATATCTGTAGTGGTTGCGGCAACTGCAAAATCACAGGAGACCTTCTGGGGAATAATTAATTTTCTTGGAATGCCACTGTTCATGCTCAGTCCTGCACTGTTTCCTCTAGAACTACTTCCTGAATGGCTGGCAACTGCGGCCAAGATGAATCCGGTAACGTATACAGTACTTTTGGTAAGGGGCCTGATGACAGGCGTTACTGAAGGCGTCTCAACCGCACTGAGCCTTGGTGTGATAGGCGTATTTGTGGTGATAATGATTGGCCTTGCAAGCTATGTGTTCACACGCGAGGTCAACAAGCCATTTTAATGGTTAAATTTGACTAAAATTACAACAAATACTTACTTTTGAGATCTTTTTTGTAAATTGAAACTCATGCCTAAATGCAACGAAAAATAGCTTTAGTTACAGCATTGATTGTTTTTGCCGCCGCATTTTATCCTGCATTTGCCGCAGGCGAGTATTATTATGTTAAAAGCTGGGGAGGCCAAGGCCTTGCAAAGACGGGCGTGTTCACCTTTCCACAGCACGTAACTGTAGATTCTGCTGGCAACGTATACGTAACTGATCTTGGCAACTCTAGGGTTCAAAAGTTCGACAACGAGGGAACTTTCTTACATGCATGGGGCTCAAAAGGAACTAGAGCAAGCGAATTTCACGCACCGGCAGGAATTGCAACTGCGGGTGGATTTGTGTATGTAGTTGATCATGAACTGCACTCTGTTAAGAAATTTGATACCAACGGCAAATTCGTCACATCATGGGGTTCCGAGGGAAGCGAGGCAGGAAAATTCAAGCTTCCAAATGGAATTGCAATATCAAAGGACAACTATGTCTATGTAGTGGACACTGGCAATAGCAGAGTTCAAAAGTTCGATACCGAGGGAAAACTGGTATCCGTGATAGGCTCAAGTGGGACTGGCAATGGCCAGTTTCTTACGCCACTTGGTGTAGCAGTGGATTCGGAAGGAAATATCTATGTTGCAGATTATGGCAACAAGCGAATCCAAAAGTTTGGCTCTGATGGATCTTTTTCAAAGTCTTTTGCTCAGACAGTTGGCGGCTCAAAAATGTCACCTGACGGCATAACTGTCGACGCATCAGGAAACTTGATCATTGCAGATATTGCCAACAACCGCGTTGTTGTACTGGACAAAGATGGAAATACAATTAGTACTTTTGGAAAGACTGGAACTGGGAATTCACAATTTAATATGGTAAAGGATGTGGCTGCAGAGTCTGACGGTGATCTATTTGTGGTCGACTCAAGCAACCATAGGATACAAAAATTTACAATAAACACGCAAAAGACATCCACACAGACGACTCAAACCACACAGACACAAACAACACAGACACAGACTTCACAACTTACAACGACTACCGATTTCAAAAAGCCGACGGTGGTTCCTCCAAAGGATATCTATGTTGAGGCAACTGGCGGATTGACCGTGGTATCAATTGGACAGGCAATAGCAAATGACGAGTCAGGAATACAATCACTTACAAATAACGCGCCGCAACAGTTTCCACTTGGGACTACTACTGTAATCTGGACAGCAATTGACAAGGCTGGAAATGTAGGTATTGCAACACAAATTGTCACGGTAGGGGATTCGACACCGCCTGTCATATCTGGCTTATCTGACATCATAAAGGAGTCACAAGGTCCACAGAACACAATCGAGCTTGGTAACCCACAGGTCACAGATCAAGTTGGCGTACTTTCAATCGAAAATGATGCTCCGGCATACTTTGCACTTGGTCAAACAAAGGTAACTTGGACTGCAACTGACGTGGCAAAAAACACGGCAACGTTTGTCCAGACAGTCACAATCACAGACACAAAGCCGCCAAAAATCAAGACTGCACCGGATATAGTAATGGAAGCAACAGGACTTGATAATAACGCAGTCTCACTTGGAGAACCTGCAGTCACTGACAATTCTGAAATTGCGTCAATAACGAACAATGCTCCGGATCTCTTTTCAGTTGGTGAGACGGTGGTAACTTGGACGGTGATTGACGCTGCAGGAAATGTTGCAGAGGCAACACAAAAAGTGGTAATCATGGATACTACGGCTCCAGTGATATTGCAACCAGAAAAAATTGTATCGGAAGCAGTATCGCTTACAGACAATCATATTGCGCTTGTACCACCACAAGTCACTGACATTCAACAAGTGAGAATAACAAATGACGCACCTGCATCATTTCCCATAGGAGATACCGTGGTTACCTGGACTGCGATGGATCTATCTGGGAATAACTCTACTATAACTCAAACCGTATCGATAGTTGATACTACGGCTCCCATCGTGACTGCGCCTGCAGACATAACGCAGGAAGCAACCGGCATCAAAGGAAATGTGGTCGCATTAGGAGAGCCGACAATACAGGATGTGAGCAAAATATCGTCTGTTACAAATGATGCTCCGTCTGACTTTCCATTTGGAACAACTGTTGTAACTTGGACTGTAAGTGATGAATATGGAAACATATCTACTGCGAACCAAACAGTGATTATAGTTGATACCACTCAGCCTACAATCGTGCCACCAAAAGATGTGTTAGTGGAGGCTACGAGCATTAATGAGAACACGGCAATTCTTGGAGAGCCAAAAATATCCGACCTTGTAGGGATAGAATCACTATCAAATGACGCACCGGGATTCTTCCCGCTAGGACAGACCACGGTAGTGTGGACTGTTTCTGACACTTCAGGAAATACTGCATCTGCATCGCAAGTGGTAACAGTAGTTGATACAACTGCTCCACAAATTACT
It encodes the following:
- a CDS encoding nitroreductase/quinone reductase family protein yields the protein MQEESAFKAILITRGRRSGTEHAVWLRAVYYNGKIYFSRRNADSDWLKNAKAAPQVKVVFEGKEYDGMASLVTDTKLAEKISELKYPGEERAHEARIVVEVEINNTEYKK
- a CDS encoding PRC-barrel domain-containing protein, whose protein sequence is MNPEKYHMATQLEVENVCTADEFTGKKVVDREGIMYGKVKHIHINANTLVVSGVTVHQGFHKDYYLPTEYIDRFTAKSLLLSHPPIRTDIPVVDIDGNKLGKVKRLVKNSETNELDSIEVSSALHSRLISKSDIWGIGERVTLKLTKEQFKQLK
- a CDS encoding ATP-binding cassette domain-containing protein, producing MQSIETRSLKKIYNSNTIAVNDISFSVEEGEIFGFLGPNGAGKSTTMMILTTLLKPTSGSAFVAGFDVATEPKKVRQRIGYVQQEITIDEYLSGRENLLLHARLNHIPKDQMRGRIDELLELVELKEKQDDAAITYSGGMRKRLEIAGGLLHRPKVLFLDEPTVGLDIQTRQKIWEYIKKIHTEYKMTIFLTTHYMEEADRLCDRIGIIDNGKIQAIDTPKNLKNALGSGIITLLIENKIAAAGLVSAIRKIEFVRDVTEHDGKITVFSSKGAEVAPMIFSLSTELGVTIQSISITEPTLDDVFISYTGRDLRDGNSSSYDQKKEHRKMKGIRA
- a CDS encoding ABC transporter permease, with protein sequence MIIYDTYTIFWRELKRYRKSRSGVLIRLIQPAIWIIVIGHTFAGTRPLIQSVGFDGTYLEFMAPGVIILTAIFTSIFGGVNTLWDRRYGFMNKALTSPISRSSIALGKMLAISLISALQAALIIGIAIIIGVTFPNPLVILPIMAIVILFSLGFSGISVVVAATAKSQETFWGIINFLGMPLFMLSPALFPLELLPEWLATAAKMNPVTYTVLLVRGLMTGVTEGVSTALSLGVIGVFVVIMIGLASYVFTREVNKPF
- a CDS encoding HYR domain-containing protein encodes the protein MQRKIALVTALIVFAAAFYPAFAAGEYYYVKSWGGQGLAKTGVFTFPQHVTVDSAGNVYVTDLGNSRVQKFDNEGTFLHAWGSKGTRASEFHAPAGIATAGGFVYVVDHELHSVKKFDTNGKFVTSWGSEGSEAGKFKLPNGIAISKDNYVYVVDTGNSRVQKFDTEGKLVSVIGSSGTGNGQFLTPLGVAVDSEGNIYVADYGNKRIQKFGSDGSFSKSFAQTVGGSKMSPDGITVDASGNLIIADIANNRVVVLDKDGNTISTFGKTGTGNSQFNMVKDVAAESDGDLFVVDSSNHRIQKFTINTQKTSTQTTQTTQTQTTQTQTSQLTTTTDFKKPTVVPPKDIYVEATGGLTVVSIGQAIANDESGIQSLTNNAPQQFPLGTTTVIWTAIDKAGNVGIATQIVTVGDSTPPVISGLSDIIKESQGPQNTIELGNPQVTDQVGVLSIENDAPAYFALGQTKVTWTATDVAKNTATFVQTVTITDTKPPKIKTAPDIVMEATGLDNNAVSLGEPAVTDNSEIASITNNAPDLFSVGETVVTWTVIDAAGNVAEATQKVVIMDTTAPVILQPEKIVSEAVSLTDNHIALVPPQVTDIQQVRITNDAPASFPIGDTVVTWTAMDLSGNNSTITQTVSIVDTTAPIVTAPADITQEATGIKGNVVALGEPTIQDVSKISSVTNDAPSDFPFGTTVVTWTVSDEYGNISTANQTVIIVDTTQPTIVPPKDVLVEATSINENTAILGEPKISDLVGIESLSNDAPGFFPLGQTTVVWTVSDTSGNTASASQVVTVVDTTAPQITVPDNVVVEATGPSGANVSIGTATATDAIGVESITSDAPSVFALGETIVTWTATDSSGNSATATQNVTVVDTTAPIVIPKSDIVFEATSINNNNVVLIEPE